DNA from Halobaculum sp. XH14:
TCCGCCTGATGACGGAGAGGTCGTGTTCGATGACGAGGAACTCTATCCCGTGATCCTCGTGTAGCTGGACGATGTGCGAGATGAGCTCGTCCTTCTCGCTCGGATTCAACCCCGCCATGATCTCGTCGAGGAGCACCAGCGACGGGCCGGTCAAGAGCGCTCGCGCGAGGTCGAGGTACTTCTGTTCGACGAACTGGAGGTTCTCGGGGGAGCGATCGCGAGTCTCCCGGAGATCGAACAGGTCCAGGAGATCCTCCACCGAAAACGCGGTCTCGGCGTTCCGGTCCGCGGGGCCGAAGTGGCGGGCGATTCTGAGGTTCTCCTCCACGCTCAACTCCGTGAACGGGCGGGGGGACTGGAACGTCCGCGAGATCCCCCGCCGACAGATCTCGTGAGGTTTCTCGCCCGTGACCTCCTCCCCCTTGAAGTAGACCGACCCGGTCGTCGGCTTGAGGACGCCGGTGGTGAGGTTGAAGAACGTTGTCTTCCCCGCGCCGTTCGCACCGATCAGCCCCGTGATCACGCCCTCTTCCATCTGGAGATCGAGTTCGTCGAGCGCCACGATGCCGCCGAAATGTTTCGAAAGGTTTTGTGCTTCTAGCAACATTTCTTCCATGGCGGGTCGGCGATCTACGATTCCCTCGGGGGGAGCTCGGATGTCTTGTACTCCACCGCGGCGACCGGACTGTCGTCCTGGATCTCCCAGCGGAGCAGCGAGGAGCGGAACGTCTGGTTGTCCCCGCTCTCGTTGAAGTTGATGTCGAAACCCGAGATCGACGGCAGTTCGATCTCGCCCAGCGTCGTGTTCGTGCTCTGGGGGGTCTGCTCCTCGGCCTGGACGACCGCCTGCATCGCCGTGTAGGCGGCGTCGTAGCCGAGGAAGTCGATCGTCTCCGCCCGCTCGTCGAACCGCTCTTGCTTCTTCGAGATGAAGTCGGCGGCGGCGTCGGTTCGGCGGTCGACGCCGTGATAGCCGACGCCCTCCACGGTGTTCCCCATCGCGCTGAGGAACGCGTTCGACCCGTACAGGTTACCGCCGATGTGGTACTTGCCGTCGATGAGTCCGGCGTCCTTCGCCTGTTCGATGAGGACGACGCCGTTGTTTCCGGGGTAGATGCCCAGGAACGCGTCGGTCTCGTCGGGGTCGATGTTCGAGAGGGTCGGCCTGAAGTTGTCAGTCCCCAGCGGCACGAACGTGGAGGAGATCAACTCCACCCCGAAGTCCGCCATGTGCATCTCGAAGTACTCCTTGAACTTCCGGCCGTAGCTGTAGTCGGCGAAGATCGCTGAAACGTTGCTAGCGCCGACGTTCTCGTAGTACTCGAGCGTGGCCAGCGCGAGCTGTTCGCCGTTGCCGTACGTCCGGTACATGTAGTCGGTCCCGTCCTGGGTCACCTCCGGGTTCGTGATGACGGGGCCGACCATCGGCACTTCCTCCTGCATCAGGAGGTCGCGCAGGCCGACGCCGACGTCGCTGGAAACGGGTCCAGTGAGGGCGATGCAGCCGTTCTCGATCTGCTCTTGCACCACGCTCCTGGCGGTCTCGACGCTCCCTTCGGTGTCGGCAAACACCATCTCGAACTCGTCGTCGACCTCGCTGTTCACGTCGTCGAGCGCGATTTCCGCGCCCTGACGTAGCCCCTCACCGAAGGTCGAGAGGGAACCGGTCAGCGACGACACGAACCCGATCTTTCGCTCGTACTCGGTGCCGCCGCCGCCGCCGACGCAGCCGGCGAGTCCCGTCAGTGCCGCCGCCGATGCACCTGTCCGTTTCAGAAACGCCCGTCTGTGTGTTACCATCAACCATTGATGAATAGGGTGTGCTCAAATAGTTTTCGCTGACTGTTCGGTTCCTCAGGAGTTATCTCGCGCGGCTCCGTTAATTCATACCGACGGTCGGCTTATTCCACCCGGCGTTCGTCGATTCTTGCCGTTCTCTCGTTCCCGCGCACGTGAACGGGAGAAGGACAACGGACGCGGGTGCCCCCGTCGTGGTGGACGAACACGGCGACTGTCGACGACGCGGAACTCGCGGGTTGATCCCCACGCGTGAAGTCGCGGTCATTCACGAGCGACGGGTACCCGGTGGAGCAGACGGTGCTCGTTCGAGCCCGGTTCCGACACGGCGGCGGGGTCCACGGCCAAACCGTCGAACGGCTCTCACAGGTCGAACAGGCTGCCAGCCTGGACCGACTCCGAGCCCACCCCTGCCGCACGGAGGGCGTCCCACAGGGTGGCCTGGTGTGCGGAGACGACCGGCTTGTCCAGGTCGGCCTCCAGCGTCTCGACGACCGGCATCCCGTGGTACTCCATGCCGCTGATGAACACCCCGTCCGCCTCGTCAGTGTCGATGGAGCGGACGCGTCGGTACACGCTTCGGGGGGTCGAGGTGCCGTAGTCCGCCCCGGACGCGAAGTCCTCGCCGTGAACGTCGAGGACGGAGTAGCCGTGTTGCTCGAGGTACGCGACGAGCAGGTCGCTGAGTTCGTCGATGTACGGCGTGGCGATCACGAGCGACTCCAGGTCCAGCGCCTCGAAGGCCCGCCGGGCCGCCGTCGCGGTCGTCACCGCCGGGACGCCGGCGCGCTCCTCGATCCGTTCGGCGAGTTCGACGTCGTACCCCTTCCCCCGGTAGAAGCTCCCGGCGGTAACCCCGTACGCGACGACGTCCGGGTCGACCTTCGCCACGGCGTCGGTCGCCCTGTCCACGTCGCGGTTCATCCCTTCGAGCGCGGCGGCGTCCACCGGGTCATCGAGCGGGAGGCGGGCCGCGTGCACGGTCACGCCCTCGGGCGCGTGCCGGTTGAACTCGACCTCGCTCACGGTGTTGATGTCCGGGGTCAACAGGCCGATCCGCGCCCGCCAGCCGTAGTGCTTGC
Protein-coding regions in this window:
- a CDS encoding ABC transporter substrate-binding protein, whose protein sequence is MVTHRRAFLKRTGASAAALTGLAGCVGGGGGTEYERKIGFVSSLTGSLSTFGEGLRQGAEIALDDVNSEVDDEFEMVFADTEGSVETARSVVQEQIENGCIALTGPVSSDVGVGLRDLLMQEEVPMVGPVITNPEVTQDGTDYMYRTYGNGEQLALATLEYYENVGASNVSAIFADYSYGRKFKEYFEMHMADFGVELISSTFVPLGTDNFRPTLSNIDPDETDAFLGIYPGNNGVVLIEQAKDAGLIDGKYHIGGNLYGSNAFLSAMGNTVEGVGYHGVDRRTDAAADFISKKQERFDERAETIDFLGYDAAYTAMQAVVQAEEQTPQSTNTTLGEIELPSISGFDINFNESGDNQTFRSSLLRWEIQDDSPVAAVEYKTSELPPRES
- a CDS encoding maleate cis-trans isomerase family protein, with the translated sequence MTGKHYGWRARIGLLTPDINTVSEVEFNRHAPEGVTVHAARLPLDDPVDAAALEGMNRDVDRATDAVAKVDPDVVAYGVTAGSFYRGKGYDVELAERIEERAGVPAVTTATAARRAFEALDLESLVIATPYIDELSDLLVAYLEQHGYSVLDVHGEDFASGADYGTSTPRSVYRRVRSIDTDEADGVFISGMEYHGMPVVETLEADLDKPVVSAHQATLWDALRAAGVGSESVQAGSLFDL
- a CDS encoding ABC transporter ATP-binding protein, which encodes MALDELDLQMEEGVITGLIGANGAGKTTFFNLTTGVLKPTTGSVYFKGEEVTGEKPHEICRRGISRTFQSPRPFTELSVEENLRIARHFGPADRNAETAFSVEDLLDLFDLRETRDRSPENLQFVEQKYLDLARALLTGPSLVLLDEIMAGLNPSEKDELISHIVQLHEDHGIEFLVIEHDLSVIRRICDKIVVIDNGRFLASGKPDKIMNDSRVQEAYIA